The following is a genomic window from Pirellulales bacterium.
CACGTTTCATCAAAAAGTGCTTCTTGACGATTAGTTAGCGCGTCAAGTTGAGCACGCAACCAGGTCGGATTATCCACGACGCTCAGGACACCATAAGCATGCACGACAATATAATTCCAAGTGGGCACGACTTTTCCAGTTTCCTGCTTTGTGGAGTACCACGAAGGGGAAATGTAGGAGCTGGGGCCATGAAAAATTACTAAGCTATCAATGCCTCCCGCAATTTCATGCAAGAGGGGATTGGCTCGGGCAATATGACCCTGCAAAGTGCCATAAGGTGTCGGCGACTCCGACAAATAAAGTGGAATATGATTTGCGTTTAACCCACAGAGAGAATAGTTGACTAATGTGGCTAAGGGGTATGCACGAATAAGCTGGTGCATAACTTCGACTCGCGATTCTACAAATTGTCGGGGAATATACACATTCTATCCTTTGTTTGCGAATTATCCCGTTAAGTAGTGGGGAAACCAGGCGAGTTAGGAAGCTTTAAAAACACAACGTTGTGGCAATCTTAAATAAAAAAACCACCAACTTGATTCCTGAGAAAAGCGCGACAAAGATAAATCGTGCAATTCCCATCCTTTGTCGATTAAGGGTTTGTCAGCCACCCGACCAGCTTGCGCGTGACAAATTCCGGCTTGTCCCGATGGACAAAGTGCCCCGCGCCGGGGACCGTGATCAGGGTCAAGTCGCTTTCCACCCAGTTCCACGTGTCGTTGAGCGCGCCCGGCAGGAGGTACTTGTCATCCAGTCCGTGGATCATCAGCACCGGACACTTGACCGGCGGCAATTTTGCGTCCGCCATGTATGGCTCCCGGGGATAATTGGCCTTGTAATAGTTCAACATTCCCTCCATCGAGGACCGCCGCAGGGCCTCCAGGTATTCCCGCCGCGCGGCGGGTTCTTTCACCCAAAGTACAAGCGCTTCGGGCGTGACAATCTTGGCCGCCTCCGGCTTTTGCAGTTCGCGGGCGTATTGGCTGTTTTGCCGCTGCTCGGGATTGTTGGCCAACTCGCGCGCTAGGCCGCTGGGGTGCGGCAGATTTAGGATCACCAGCCGATCGACTTTTTCGGGATGGGTCATCGCAAACGTCCAGGCGATCGCCCCGCCCCAATCATGCCCGACGAGGATCATTTTTTGCTGTTGAAAATGGGCGAGCACCGCCGCGACATCGGCGACCAGCTTGTCCATTTTGTAATTGTCGACCCCCTCGGGCTGGTCGCTTTTGTTGTATCCGCGCAAGTCCAGCGCCACGACCTGAAAGTGCTGGGCCAGCGCGGGAATCTGGTCCCGCCAGGTGTAGTGATAGTCGGGGAACCCGTGTAACAGGACCAACAAGGGACCTTTGCCGGCGGTGATGTAATGCAGCTTGACGCCGCCTGAGTCAACAAAGCCGGATGTGCCCAGGTCCGCGGCAAAGGCCTGACCCGCGCGGAATAGCAAACACAGGAGCATGGCCAAGGAAATAATTCGCATAAATCATCCCGGGGGAGGTAAGGTGTAAATAACCAATGTATACCAATAAGTGTGACCGTTAAAAATTATTAACAACAACGTATTGGTCCAGTTGGTTGCTTTAATCTACGATTCGTTGCGCTCCGGTGTTGGTAATCGAAGATACGATTGGATCCAAGAGTGATCACCGGCAAAGGCTCTTTGTACCCTCTCGGGCTCGAACACCATATACCATTGAAAGTAATTGTCGTACCACCAACCGGCTCCGATCTCTAAACAATCGTAGCTAATCACGAATTCTTCGGTTAATTCACCTGGTCGGGCATCTTCTTCCTCTACCCAGTCGTTGTGGCCATAAACTGACTCGGTATCAATGTGGACGCCGCTGATTCGTCGACTATGGCACACCTGCCAAGTGACGCGGTCCACATGAACGCATGGCCGTCCCTCAATAAACGGGATCATAGCCTGAATAGCGGCATAGAATCCTGGTGCATTTGATTGAAAGTCCACAGTATACACTCCTTGTTTCCACGTCGAAACGACTCGATCATGATTGGTTTTTAACAAATTCCAGAGTACTGAAATGGCGGCTATCTTGCGTACCACTCTATTGCTGACTGTCCAGGTTACGGTCGCACGGGGATAGAATTTTTCCCCCCTATGGTCTAGAGAGGGATTGGCTGGGGATGGATATGTATCGTGATGAAATTGTCGTTGGCTAAAAGCTTATTTGCAAAAAACTCTTGTTTCCTCATGCTCAATGAAGCGAGATAAGGACTGGAGATCAACGGTGAATGGCGGTCGTTACATTGATTTACCTGCCATTGCCGACCGACGTACGAATTGCGGTTGCCGCCATATCGCCATTGTATCCCTGCCGCTACTCACCTGTTGTTTTGGCTGTTTCTTTTGGCTGTTGCGTCGGCCATTGCTCGGGAAAATCCAGCTTGTGCCGTTCCAACAATTTTGGCACGTCATTTGGCAGGAGGTACAATTTACCGCGAATTTGCTTTGTCTCTCCCGGCTGCAGGCCCCCCAGCCGAAAGTCGCTGTGCAAGCAGGTGATGATCCCCTGGAACAGCTCTTGATACGGCTCAAACGACGCCGCCATCAGCAGTTTCTCGTCCGCCGAAAAACAGCCAATCAGCCCCGGCTGGGGGACAATAGCGCTTAGCGGACGGGGATTCACGTCGTTTTTGTCGATGCCGGGCGCCGCCCAAACCTGGCCCGGGACATAACGGCCCTCCGTCGCCCAGTCCCGCGTGGGCATGCGCGCCAAACGTCCATCCACAAAGATAAAGCACTTTTTCAGGTAATCGGTTTTGTCCAGGCCGGTAAAGTCCCCCACCCGGATGCAGGGCTGTGCCCAATGCGCAGCCGAGGTACGCTCGGTCGGATTGTGGGCGAGCAGGCGAAAATCGATTTCGTCGTCTCCGGCGCGGATTTCGTGAATCACGGTGACGCCTTCCGTCAACGTGCACTGTAGCTTGAGGGATTTGCCATCGGCGGAGGCGCTTAGCAATTTGGTGGTGTGGCCGATAACGGTGTCGTGCCAGTCGCGGTCGGTGGAGCCGGGGCGGCAGTAGGCCTCGAGATACCAGATTTTGAGTTCGCCCCCGGGGAGCGCGTCGCTACGGATGGTAAGGATGTTTTCTTGCCAAGCCAGCGTCAGGCCAGTAGGTTGGGCGGCAAAAACGGGTACACAGAAAAGAACCAACCCAATAACCCAGGCAAGGCGGTAACCGGGCCTAGTCCAATTTTGCCATGAATCATGTAACATTTTAGCACGCAGTCATTCGCCGTAATTGCCAGCCGCCGCACATCAGCGCCCCTCCGACCAAGAGCCATCCGAGACCCGGCTCGGGGATTGCCCCGTATTGCAGATGATCCACCTCCCAATCGATGCTATTGGGCATGCTAATGGTAATACTGGATACCCCAGTGGCCGATGTCACACCCAGAAAGCGATCTTCGGCGGAATTTGAAAGTGCTGTGCCATCCCCCAACGTAAATGGCCCAAAGGCGCCGAGCGGCGCGCCCATCCCATCCACAGCGGAAAATGTCACATCGCCGACACCTAGACCACCCGACACGAGATTACCCACATCCGTCCAGACGATACCCACCGCGGTGGGAAAGAGTCCCCCCAGGGAGGCGGCGTCAAAGGTAAGGGTGAGGGAGGATTGTGTTTGGCCAGAGTAGTACGATTGTCCATTGGCATCGACCGAGTCGGTAAGCGCTCCCGCCGTGGCAATAATCCAACCTGGGTTCGCCGCGACACCGGGTGTGTTGAGCGCGCCGTCATCAAAAGTTTCGAGGTGGAAATACTGGAACGGCTGCCCGGCAAACGGGCTATCGGCAAAGCCCAGATACGGCGTGGGACCAAGATACGCTGCCGACGCGGTGCCGCAAACCCCCCACCCCGCCAAGGAAACCGTTGTCAGGATGACAAGGATAAAAATACTACGCATGATTCACCCTCATTACCGAAAAAACTGTGGGGGCAATTAATGAGTAACCTTAGGTACTGGTATAGATCAATAATAACGTTAGCAAATAGATACCCAGGCCGCTAGCCCAGACAATGACGGGATATTTGCTTTTATCCCAATTCATACAAGCATACAGGGCCTGCCCCAAGATGAGAAATATGTTAAGTGGCGTAAGGAAGAACGTCGCGATAAATGTGTAAATTAGCATGGCTGGATTGGGTGATTGATTTTGGATAATCAAGCTAATATGCCCGAGGACATACAAGGCATAGGGGAGCAAGAGCAGTCCAAGCAATAATCCCTGCCAGCGCGAATGATCCTCTCCCGAGACCGCAATCAGCCAATATTGAGCCACCAGGCACAAGAAGTAACCACCCAATAACACGCAGACCAGCAAAAAATGCGAGCCGTTCGGCTGCATCGTGCGAAATTTATCGGCTTGTCCCCAGAAATCGTTCACGATGGTTGGTTCCGCCGGTTTTTCATTTTCGGGCTGGGGCGCTGGCGGGGGGACAGTACCGTTGGGCAATTCGGGATTGATCCGCGCGGCGGGGGCGGGGGGGATCGCTTTTGCGATGGTGGGGCGGGTCTTATTGACGGGAGGATTTTTTACTATGGGATTTGCGGGAGGGGGATTATTGGCCTGGGCTTGTGCCGCGGCCGCGGCCTGGGCTTGTGCCGCAGCCTGGGCTTGGCGTTCTTGTTCGGCGCGTTGGGCGGCTAATTTTTCTTCAAAGGCCTTATCCCGTGCGATCCGTTCGGCCTCGGCATTTTTCTCTCGCTGTTTTCTTTCCGTTTCAAGTTTTAGCTGCTCCGCGTTTTTCAGATCGTTGATCATTTTGACCCGCGTGGCGTACAAAGAAGGCTGGTCCTTGTCGCGCAAATTCCAAGAATACCGAAAGGGGTCCAGCGTCTTGATCAGTTCCTTTAGTTTGTCCGGTTTGTTGAGGGCCAGTAACTGGACGTGCAAATAATCGTGGTCGGCGGCGCTCAGTTTTTCAAAGGCCACCGGCACGGGCTGATCCGCTTTTTCCGGCTGGATAAAAATATCCGTGCCTTTGATGTTAATCAATTTCGCTTTGATCTGGCGGCCGTTGACATCGGTCCAGACCCGCAGGCTGTACTCGAGCAGGCGCGGCACGCCCCCCACCTTGGAAAAGTCCGCTTCCTGGACACCGTCTTCTTCCACGGCTTCAAAGGGGGATTTATCGTCTTCGGGTAATTTCAATTTGCGGGGATCAACCGGGGGAGTGGCAGTTTCACCCGCCGCCAAGGCCTGGCGGTATTTGTTAACTTGGCGCAAATAAATGTAATCGGTTTCGGACAGTTGCTTGATATGAAACGTCCCTTGCTTGCCGTTTTTGTCCTCAAAAGTCACTTTGGTGCCGTTTAGCTCGACAAACTTGGCGGAAGATTGCTGGCCCGTCGCGTCCGTCCAAATGCGGACGATTTCATCTTTGGCGGCGAGAGTGGATGTAAACCCGCTGCAAAACCAGACCAAGAGCGCCGCCCACCCTAATTGACCCAGATAACGTCGCTTTACCCTGGGTGTTAACTTGCCCTGCGCCGAGGGGGTAGATATCTGCCTAAAAAAGGAATTGCCCATAAAAAAGCCAGACTACAGAAAACCTGTTTGGGATTTATTAGTCCGCATATTGAAAATTTTAAGGGAAAAAGACCGCAATGTAGATGGCGAAGATTTAAAATATTCTAGCTATGAACAATTTTCGCTGCAAACAATTCCAGCGGCACTGGGTAAAAAATTTTTCGCAAATGCCAGTAATCCCCACACTGGATTATTAGTTTTTTGTAACGGAGGGTTCTTTTTTATGGACCTGGGTGACTCATAGAGCGATTCGCTAGCTGATGTGCCGCCGGGTGATGAGCCGGTCGTCGATAATATAATTGACAAGCCAGTTACCGCCTGGGAAAATGCGGGAGAATTTTTGTAACCGCAAAGGCTATGGCTATTGACTTTGCTTCCATTACTTTGATGCAAATTTTATCATGCTAACTTTTCTGGGTAAGTTGAATATCGCCGTGTTATTGCTATTAATTTCGGCGAGTCAGACATGGGGAGTCATCCCCCCGCATACGGTCGTGGACGGATCGGTGCGCCTGGCCGGGGTCAGCCCGGATAATCCCATCATTTACGATAACGATTGGTGGAAGGATGTGCCGGATGCGGTTTACCTATGGGCCAAGGTAAGTTTGGGCCAGGCGGACTTAAAGGGCAATATTGTCACGCGCGACATGTGGGAATGGGAAAAGGGCTATTTATACAAACCAGGGGAAGGGATGAAGGACGCCCGCGCGTTACTAAAAATGGCGCGCGATAGCGGCCTCCAACATATCCCCGATCCGATTGTTGGCGCAAACGAGGCCTTGGTCCGACCCGAAAGTGGCAAGATCGAAGAAACAAAATTCTCACGCACTCCCGGCAGCGACCTCATCGTGGCGGAGGCCAAAAAAGCAACTCCAGACAAACCACTTTTGGTATTTGTGGGAGGGACATGCACCACGGTGGCCACGGCCTATCTAACCGATCCCACCATCGCCGATCGTCTGATCGTATTTCAAATCGATGGCGGAGCTTACAACGGCACCGATGGCTGGGCGTGGAAAATCGCCGAGCAGAAGCTGCTGTTTGCTAACTGGGCACGGGGATATTTTTGGGGAGATTGGAGCCAGTGGAATCCCGAATTGTTCAAGGAGCTGCCTAATAACCCTCTGTGCGATATGTTGCGCGATTACTCGACAAGTGATCTGGGAAAAGCCAATCAGTGGGGCGACGGAGCGTGGATTTTTGCCTTGTATGAACCACGCTGCATCACCAAGGTGGAGAGCTACAATGAAACGGCCATTACCGTCCCCAAGGAAGGGACCGATGCGAAACGCATGGAAGCAGAATTTTTTGCCACCCTGAAACAAGCGGCCTTGTTTGAGAAGTCGCCCGCAAAACCAGCAAGCGGGGGTACCAAATAACAATCCATTTAACAGGCGTGGTATTCCTTTTACGCGTACCACTACCTGCCGCAGCATTCAACTTATTTTTTGCATTAATTTATCATTAATGTCAGGTGCGTGATGACCCGTTCTTTGCTTTATAGTTGCTGCCTGCTGCTTTGCTGTTGGACAATTCCCTGTTCCGCCCAAACCGTGCAACTTCCCACGTTTCGGTTTTTTGGCGTTTCCACCACGGTGGAGGTTCCAGACGGGGGCTCAGCCTCCTTGGGGGGAAACACCAGCTCCTTTCTTGGTTCGCAAACGAACGGCGTGCCACTCTTGGGCAATAATCCCGGTCTCAGCCCCCTGGCTCGGCAACGCGCAATCACACAGGGAGGAACGGCCAGTCAAATCAGTGTGACCGCGCAGATCCATGATCAAGAGGCGCTGGACACCGCGCTTTTAGGCATGCCGGTGGAAGAGTTTCGCCGGCAGGTGGCGGCGGGCAAGCAGGCAAATGTATCAGTTGGGCCGAGACCTGGGCAATTCGCGGGGCAACACGGAGCAAAGCCGGGTCAGGCGAACCGGCCTGGTCCGGTGCTCCCGCCTGGGCGGGCAAGCCTGTCAATGACCAACAATGCCGCCCCCTTGCAAAGCCTGGCGGAAATTCGCGCGCGGCAGGCAATGCCCGATCCCGCCCGGCAGGCAAAATACGAACAACATTGGGAGTTAGCCCAAGGCGCCGCGGCGCGGGGCCAGACCAAACTGGCGCTGGCGTATTATCGCGTCGCCGCAAATAACGCCAACACGCCGGAACAAGTCGCGGCGGTGAGTGCGGAAACCGCGGCGCTGACTGGCGGGACACAACCGCAAGTTGTTAGTGCCTCCAGCCCATAATCCTGTCGAGCCGCGCGTCGGGATTCTTGTGTGTATTATTCTAATTGACGAGCAAGACTTTGCATGTGTATTTATCGACGAACCAACTTAATGTCGTGTGTAGCTTTTTTGGCATTAATTTTATTGGTTACACCCACTTCGGCCGCCGAACCAAAATTTACCCTCTTGTGGGATGGCAAAACCACTTCCGGCTGGCAGGCCAGCGGTGGCGGCAACTGGACCGTCGAAAAAATCAACGACAACGAGACCGCCCTGGTTGGCCGAAATAAAGCCGCCGAATCCCGGCATGGACTGCTGTTGGCGGACAAGAGTTACCGCAACTTCACGATCAAATTGCAATTCAAAAGCGTCGCGGGAAATAGCGGACTCTACTTTCGCGCGGAGCCCACCACCGACGACCTGGGCGTGAAAGGTTTTCAAGCCGAAATCGACCCCCAAAATGATGTGGGAGGATTATACGAAACCCACGGCCGGGGATGGGTGATTCAACCCCGCGCCGAACAGGTCGCGAAATACTTTAAGCCGGGGGAATGGAACACTTTGGAAGTGACCGCCAAGGGGCGCGATGTGATGGTAAAAATCAACGGCCAGACCAGCGCTGAACTGAAAA
Proteins encoded in this region:
- a CDS encoding alpha/beta hydrolase, whose translation is MRIISLAMLLCLLFRAGQAFAADLGTSGFVDSGGVKLHYITAGKGPLLVLLHGFPDYHYTWRDQIPALAQHFQVVALDLRGYNKSDQPEGVDNYKMDKLVADVAAVLAHFQQQKMILVGHDWGGAIAWTFAMTHPEKVDRLVILNLPHPSGLARELANNPEQRQNSQYARELQKPEAAKIVTPEALVLWVKEPAARREYLEALRRSSMEGMLNYYKANYPREPYMADAKLPPVKCPVLMIHGLDDKYLLPGALNDTWNWVESDLTLITVPGAGHFVHRDKPEFVTRKLVGWLTNP
- a CDS encoding SHD1 domain-containing protein; this translates as MVWFCSGFTSTLAAKDEIVRIWTDATGQQSSAKFVELNGTKVTFEDKNGKQGTFHIKQLSETDYIYLRQVNKYRQALAAGETATPPVDPRKLKLPEDDKSPFEAVEEDGVQEADFSKVGGVPRLLEYSLRVWTDVNGRQIKAKLINIKGTDIFIQPEKADQPVPVAFEKLSAADHDYLHVQLLALNKPDKLKELIKTLDPFRYSWNLRDKDQPSLYATRVKMINDLKNAEQLKLETERKQREKNAEAERIARDKAFEEKLAAQRAEQERQAQAAAQAQAAAAAQAQANNPPPANPIVKNPPVNKTRPTIAKAIPPAPAARINPELPNGTVPPPAPQPENEKPAEPTIVNDFWGQADKFRTMQPNGSHFLLVCVLLGGYFLCLVAQYWLIAVSGEDHSRWQGLLLGLLLLPYALYVLGHISLIIQNQSPNPAMLIYTFIATFFLTPLNIFLILGQALYACMNWDKSKYPVIVWASGLGIYLLTLLLIYTST
- a CDS encoding DUF1080 domain-containing protein; this translates as MVTPTSAAEPKFTLLWDGKTTSGWQASGGGNWTVEKINDNETALVGRNKAAESRHGLLLADKSYRNFTIKLQFKSVAGNSGLYFRAEPTTDDLGVKGFQAEIDPQNDVGGLYETHGRGWVIQPRAEQVAKYFKPGEWNTLEVTAKGRDVMVKINGQTSAELKNDPGRTEGKIALQLHGGQDVEVWLREIEIAELPE